One Hydrogenispora ethanolica genomic region harbors:
- a CDS encoding carbohydrate ABC transporter permease, producing the protein MKEEKSNGWLTIMLCIGAVIVIFPFLWTVLSAFKTPYEIIKIPPSFFPARLYWGGFQKVLFEAPFLLWMVNSLLVAVTTTVITMFTSALAGYIYAKFDFPGKRLSFLAILATLMVPFEVILISTYMVADKLGLLNSLAGLIVPAMVSAFGIFLCKQFIEAIPSDLVESGRVDGASELRIFFQIIVPEIRPVLSALAIFTFMGSWNNYLWPLVAINDMEKMTVPLALYYFNTAHVAQYNVVMAAATLIMIPVIIVYLIFQRQFIEGLAMTGIK; encoded by the coding sequence ATGAAAGAAGAAAAGTCAAATGGCTGGTTGACAATCATGCTTTGCATTGGCGCGGTGATCGTCATCTTTCCGTTTTTATGGACGGTCCTGTCCGCTTTTAAAACACCTTATGAAATTATTAAGATTCCTCCTAGTTTTTTTCCGGCCCGACTGTATTGGGGAGGATTTCAAAAAGTATTGTTTGAAGCCCCTTTTTTGTTGTGGATGGTCAATAGCTTATTGGTGGCGGTGACCACTACGGTAATTACGATGTTTACCAGCGCCTTGGCGGGGTATATTTACGCCAAATTTGATTTCCCCGGCAAACGTCTCAGTTTCCTGGCGATTCTCGCTACGCTGATGGTGCCTTTTGAAGTCATATTGATCTCAACCTATATGGTAGCGGACAAACTGGGCTTATTGAACTCGCTGGCGGGATTAATCGTTCCAGCCATGGTCAGCGCTTTCGGGATTTTTCTGTGCAAACAGTTTATTGAAGCCATACCGAGCGATCTGGTGGAATCCGGCAGGGTTGACGGTGCCTCCGAATTGCGTATTTTCTTTCAGATTATCGTTCCGGAGATCCGGCCGGTATTATCGGCCTTGGCTATTTTTACCTTTATGGGGAGCTGGAATAATTATTTATGGCCGCTGGTCGCTATAAATGATATGGAAAAGATGACGGTTCCGCTCGCCCTCTATTATTTCAATACGGCGCATGTTGCCCAATATAATGTGGTAATGGCGGCGGCGACCCTGATTATGATTCCGGTAATTATTGTTTATCTAATCTTCCAAAGACAATTCATCGAAGGG